The DNA window GCGGCGCTGCATCTGGTGGCGCTTGCCCGCAGATGGACCGGGCGCGGCGACCGCGCGCGGCCGGCGGAGTCGGATCCCATCCGTCTGGCCGGACGACTGGACGGGCAGGACCGGGCATGAGCGGCAAGACCGGCAAGCCTGCGACCCCGCGCCCCGACCGGCGCGCGCTGTCCAGCGCCGCCCGTCTTTACGCGGTGCAGGCGCTGTTCCAGATGGAGGCGTCGGGCCAGTCCGCCGACCGGGTGTTGCAGGAATTCCAGACCTATCGCATCGGCGCCGAGGACGACGAAGGACGCTCGGCCGATGCCGACGAGGCGCTGTTCGGCCGGCTGATCGATGACGCGGTGACATGGCAGTCGCGGATCGACCAGGCGACGGACCGGGGGCTGGTCGCGAAATGGCCGATCAACCGTATCGACCCGGTGCTGCGGGCGCTGTTCCGCGCCGCCGGGGCCGAACTGGTCACGCCGCGCACGCCGCCCAAGGTGGTGATCGCGGAATATGTGCGCCTGGCCGAGGCGTTCTTTCCCGACGGGAAAGAG is part of the Paracoccus stylophorae genome and encodes:
- the nusB gene encoding transcription antitermination factor NusB codes for the protein MSGKTGKPATPRPDRRALSSAARLYAVQALFQMEASGQSADRVLQEFQTYRIGAEDDEGRSADADEALFGRLIDDAVTWQSRIDQATDRGLVAKWPINRIDPVLRALFRAAGAELVTPRTPPKVVIAEYVRLAEAFFPDGKEPKFVNAVLDHVARQLRPDAFTDATN